The following proteins are encoded in a genomic region of Drosophila willistoni isolate 14030-0811.24 chromosome 3R, UCI_dwil_1.1, whole genome shotgun sequence:
- the LOC6651131 gene encoding sex-regulated protein janus-A isoform X1 yields MLKSAASLYRQVAGVYFQKRSRLLHKMSEQNLKAVSSVDIDNSGIFKYVLIKVTGNETADGTEPSKNIVRGYADCQWHADIYERTQESVKGTGLDTECLGGGRIEHNPDKKYIKIYGYSQGYGKADHLESKRILLTKYKDYEIETTDEGY; encoded by the exons ATGCTAAAATCAGCTGCTTCGTTATATAGACAAGTTGCCGGTGTATATTTCCAAAAAA GATCTCGATTGTTACACAAAATGTCTGAGCAAAATCTTAAGGCTGTATCTTCGGTAGATATTGATAATAGCGGAATCTTTAAATATGTACTAATTAAAGTAACTGGAAATGAGACTGCTGATGGTACTGAGCCCAGCAAGAATATTGTGCGCGGTTATGCCGATTGCCAATGGCATG CCGATATTTATGAGCGCACTCAGGAATCGGTTAAGGGTACTGGATTGGATACTGAATGCTTGGGTGGAGGTCGGATTGAACATAATCCGGATAAGAAGTACATCAAGATTTATGGCTATTCACAG GGTTATGGTAAAGCGGATCACTTGGAATCTAAAAGGATCTTGTTAACCAAATACAAGGATTACGAGATTGAAACCACAGATGAGGGCTACTGA
- the LOC6651132 gene encoding serendipity locus protein beta — translation MSSPRTQCFVCGKTKTVGVFQLIEGCIVPGTFKPIKDILKYFEKIINHRLDLTPNSTACRDCLEYLFNYDRLVRNLSQVQRQIADALLSCRKKKPGGQAVSAGKETVRREVVKARVPTSVSSCKIINSTPAIKKRKIQQQPQRQKESPPEMSSEMNDNEYKEEFQEEFQTIMMDDESIQVLDPDQEDFQFSDLDESVAGVSSESDIVEALDIPCHICGEIFTSQDNLERHIKTDNCQKNEYATCNICGLKVKDDEVLDLHMNLHEGKTELECRYCSKKFSHKRNVLRHMEVHWDKKKYQCDKCGERFSLSWLMYNHLMRHDAEENALICETCHQQFKTKRTYKHHLRTHQTDRPRYQCTDCDKSFVDKYTLKVHKRVHMPAEQDSQVIVEVEVKEFHMNETM, via the exons ATGAGCTCGCCTCGAACGCAATGTTTTGTGTGCGGCAAAACGAAAACAGTAGGCGTTTTCCAGCTAATTGAAG GATGCATTGTGCCAGGCACATTTAAGCCCATCAAGGatattctcaaatattttgaGAAAATCATCAATCATCGCTTGGACTTGACTCCAAATTCCACAGCTTGCAGGGATTGCCTAGAGTATTTGTTCAATTATGATCGCCTGGTGAGGAATCTAAGTCAAGTTCAGCGCCAAATTGCCGATGCTTTGCTTAGCTgtcgcaaaaaaaaacctggagGTCAAGCCGTCAGTGCTGGCAAAGAAACAGTCAGAAGGGAGGTCGTTAAGGCCAGAGTTCCAACTTCCGTTTCATCatgcaaaataataaacaGCACCCCTGccataaagaaaagaaagataCAGCAACAGCCACAGCGACAGAAGGAGTCACCTCCAGAGATGTCTTCTGAGATGAATGATAATGAATACAAGGAAGAATTTCAGGAAGAATTTCAGACAATTATGATGGATGACGAATCAATACAGGTTCTGGATCCAGATCAGGAAGATTTCCAATTCAGTGATTTAGACGAAAGCGTTGCTGGCGTTTCATCCGAGTCGGATATCGTGGAAGCTCTTGACATTCCCTGTCATATATGTGGAGAGATATTCACATCGCAAGATAATCTCGAGCGGCACATTAAGACGGACAATTGTCAGAAGAATGAATATGCCACCTGTAACATATGCGGCCTAAAGGTCAAGGACGATGAGGTTCTTGATTTGCACATGAATTTGCATGAGGGCAAAACGGAACTGGAATGTCGGTACTGCTCCAAAAAGTTCTCTCACAAACGGAACGTACTGCGTCACATGGAGGTGCATTGGGACAAAAAGAAATACCAATGCGACAAATGTGGCGAACGCTTCTCATTGTCCTGGCTAATGTACAACCATTTAATGCGACACGATGCCGAGGAGAATGCGCTCATTTGTGAAACTTGCCATCAGCAATTCAAAACGAAACGAACATACAAGCATCATTTACGCACCCACCAAACTGATCGCCCACGTTATCAATGCACCGACTGTGACAAGTCCTTTGTCGATAAATATACACTGAAAGTCCACAAGCGCGTACATATGCCAGCCGAACAGGACTCCCAAGTCATTGTGGAAGTTGAGGTGAAAGAATTCCATATGAATGAGACCATGtaa
- the LOC6650609 gene encoding dual specificity protein phosphatase 18, protein MQDLIGDPILAKINNGNSEQHMVKSSEIQLLGMTKASSFDKNADDENSATAKRQSSAKPKNPEDDDNHTPFPGISRLSPTLYLCGAAAVVPSYMDKLGITCVINVAPELPDTPLSNTSNPLYLRINAQDRSEVDLSQHFDEVADLIEEVRLNGGATLIHCVAGVSRSASLCLAYLIKHGGLSMREAYHHVQAIRPQVRPNSGFFQQLRHYEQQLNGNCSVEMIYFASLDKEIPDILEPQYRAMEDFYQRYRSSLKKR, encoded by the exons ATGCAAGACCTCATAGGCGATCCCATTTTGGCCAAAATCAACAATGGCAACAGCGAGCAACACATGGTTAAATCGTCAGAGATACAACTACTTGGCATGACGAAGGCTTCTTCCTTTGATAAAAATGCGGACGATGAGAATTCTGCGACCGCAAAACGACAGAG CTCTGCAAAGCCAAAGAATCCCGAAGATGATGACAACCACACACCCTTTCCGGGCATTTCACGTCTCTCGCCCACTCTCTACCTTTGCGGAGCAGCTGCTGTGGTGCCTAGCTATATGGATAAATTGGGAATTACTTGCGTAATCAATGTGGCACCAGAGTTACCCGATACACCCCTATCCAACACTAGTAATCCTCTATACTTACGCATCAATGCCCAGGATCGATCCGAAGTTGACTTATCACAACATTTCGATGAGGTGGCCGATTTAATTGAAGAAGTTCGTCTGAATGGCGGAGCCACTTTGATACATTGTGTGGCCGGAGTAAGTCGCTCGGCCTCCCTCTGCTTGGCTTATCTGATTAAGCACGGGGGTTTGAGCATGCGCGAAGCCTACCATCATGTTCAAGCCATCCGGCCACAAGTGCGTCCGAATTCGGGTTTCTTTCAGCAATTGCGACACTATGAGCAACAATTAAATGGTAATTGCTCAGTGGAAATGATATATTTTGCATCGCTCGATAAGGAAATTCCCGATATTTTGGAGCCACAATATAGAGCCATGGAGGATTTCTATCAGAGATATCGCAGTTCGCTTAAGAAACGTTAG
- the LOC6651130 gene encoding sex-regulated protein janus-B encodes MQSLRLWTSVCQAPKSLVRSLSMAAEKLLRLPKVQIKDGEAPYLLLTVYIHGQTQFGRTIVRGWSVKEHDIIYKKVRADMEKLGLCIKSHGGGFINNDGDKKAIQIYGACSTHGRADHARTREILESWSAFRGFTIKITD; translated from the exons ATGCAGTCCTTGCGCCTATGGACATCCGTGTGCCAAGCTCctaaat CTTTGGTGAGGAGCTTGTCGATGGCCGCCGAGAAGTTGTTAAGATTGCCCAAAGTTCAAATCAAGGATGGTGAGGCTCCTTATTTATTGCTAACGGTTTATATTCATGGGCAGACACAATTTGGAAGAACTATCGTGCGCGGATGGAGTGTCAAAGAACATG acataatttataaaaaggTGCGGGCTGATATGGAAAAATTGGGACTGTGTATTAAATCGCATGGCGGCGGATTTATTAACAATGATGGTGACAAAAAGGCTATTCAAATTTATGGAGCCTGTTCG ACACATGGTAGGGCCGACCATGCTAGAACTAGAGAAATCCTGGAGTCCTGGTCTGCCTTCAGGGGCTTTACAATCAAAATTACAGACTAG
- the LOC6651131 gene encoding sex-regulated protein janus-A isoform X2, whose translation MSEQNLKAVSSVDIDNSGIFKYVLIKVTGNETADGTEPSKNIVRGYADCQWHADIYERTQESVKGTGLDTECLGGGRIEHNPDKKYIKIYGYSQGYGKADHLESKRILLTKYKDYEIETTDEGY comes from the exons ATGTCTGAGCAAAATCTTAAGGCTGTATCTTCGGTAGATATTGATAATAGCGGAATCTTTAAATATGTACTAATTAAAGTAACTGGAAATGAGACTGCTGATGGTACTGAGCCCAGCAAGAATATTGTGCGCGGTTATGCCGATTGCCAATGGCATG CCGATATTTATGAGCGCACTCAGGAATCGGTTAAGGGTACTGGATTGGATACTGAATGCTTGGGTGGAGGTCGGATTGAACATAATCCGGATAAGAAGTACATCAAGATTTATGGCTATTCACAG GGTTATGGTAAAGCGGATCACTTGGAATCTAAAAGGATCTTGTTAACCAAATACAAGGATTACGAGATTGAAACCACAGATGAGGGCTACTGA
- the LOC6651135 gene encoding serendipity locus protein delta has product MDTCFFCGAVEVNGSSSYEKLTSKVPSSQKTVSVVLTHLANCIHTPLSLKPETKLCSRCFYELSEYDSIMVNLMTTQKKLTNQLKAAMKSEFENAEFSEDLVVEDHVSQDEEEGDTEADAWFMELVKGEDEENDVSIKREYEKDEETEIEDEEFIGEDDANDSQSPDDSKQTPDDDELDDERPRKRMKQECSTCNKVFFSRYQLQKHISEEHSKQSSHVCPICGIIRRDEEYLELHMNLHEGKTEKQCRYCPKSFSRPVNTLRHMRMHWDKKKYQCEKCGLRFSQDNLLYNHRLRHEAEENPIICSICNVSFKSRKTFNHHTLIHKENRPRHYCTVCPKSFTERYTLKMHMKTHEADVVYGVPEEAATDEQQVVEELHVDVDESEQAVTVIISDNDNGTLCLICNTNFENKKELEHHLEFDHDVVLK; this is encoded by the coding sequence ATGGATACGTGCTTCTTTTGTGGTGCTGTGGAGGTTAACGGCTCCTCAAGCTATGAAAAACTGACCTCCAAGGTGCCCTCATCACAGAAGACAGTCTCGGTGGTGCTCACCCATTTGGCGAACTGCATCCACACACCGCTGAGTCTCAAGCCGGAGACGAAACTGTGCTCACGCTGCTTCTATGAGTTGTCCGAGTACGATAGCATAATGGTCAACTTAATGACGACACAAAAGAAACTAACAAATCAATTGAAGGCGGCGATGAAATCAGAATTTGAAAATGCAGAGTTTTCCGAAGATCTTGTGGTTGAGGATCATGTTTCTCAAGATGAAGAGGAAGGCGATACCGAGGCTGACGCATGGTTTATGGAATTGGTTAAGGGCGAGGATGAAGAAAACGATGTGTCCATTAAGCGCGAATATGAAAAAGACGAGGAGACCGAAATTGAGGATGAAGAGTTCATTGGCGAAGATGATGCCAACGATTCACAGAGTCCCGATGACTCAAAGCAGACCCCAGATGATGATGAGCTAGACGATGAGAGACCTCGCAAACGAATGAAGCAGGAATGCAGCACCTGCAACAAAGTCTTTTTCTCGCGTTATCAACTGCAGAAGCACATCAGCGAGGAGCACTCCAAGCAAAGCAGCCATGTCTGTCCCATTTGCGGAATTATACGTCGCGATGAGGAGTATCTTGAATTACATATGAATCTGCATGAGGGCAAAACAGAGAAGCAATGCCGCTACTGTCCCAAGAGTTTCTCTCGTCCCGTCAATACGTTGCGGCATATGCGCATGCATTGGGATAAGAAGAAATATCAGTGCGAGAAATGTGGTCTCCGATTCTCGCAGGACAACTTGCTCTACAACCATCGCCTGCGCCATGAAGCCGAGGAGAATCCAATTATATGCAGCATTTGCAATGTGTCCTTCAAGTCGCGCAAGACTTTCAATCATCACACGCTAATTCATAAGGAGAATCGGCCACGGCACTACTGCACTGTCTGCCCCAAATCCTTCACCGAACGCTACACTCTTAAGATGCACATGAAGACCCATGAAGCGGATGTCGTCTATGGAGTCCCCGAAGAAGCAGCAACCGATGAACAACAGGTTGTTGAGGAGCTACATGTAGATGTGGATGAATCTGAACAAGCTGTTACGGTTATCATTTCCGATAATGACAATGGCACATTGTGTCTCATATGTAATACCAATTTCGAGAACAAAAAGGAGCTCGAGCATCATCTGGAATTTGATCATGATGTTGtcttgaaataa
- the LOC6651136 gene encoding 60S ribosomal protein L32 — MTIRPAYRPKIVKKRTKHFIRHQSDRYAKLSHKWRKPKGIDNRVRRRFKGQYLMPNIGYGSNKRTLHMLPTGFKKFLVHNVRELEVLLMQNRVYCAEIAHGVSSKKRKEIVERAKQLSVRVTNPNGRLRSQENE, encoded by the exons ATGACCATTCGCCCAGCGTACAGGCCCAAGATCGTTAAGAAGCGCACCAAGCACTTCATCCGCCATCAGTCGGATCGTTATGCTAAGTTGTCG CACAAATGGCGCAAACCCAAGGGTATTGACAACAGAGTACGTCGTCGCTTCAAGGGCCAATATCTGATGCCAAACATCGGTTATGGTTCAAACAAGCGTACCCTCCACATGCTGCCCACTGGCTTCAAGAAATTCCTGGTCCACAACGTTCGGGAATTGGAGGTTCTGTTGATGCAGAATCGTGTATACTGCGCCGAAATTGCCCACGGCGTCTCCTCCAAGAAGCGCAAGGAAATTGTTGAGCGCGCCAAGCAATTGTCAGTGCGTGTGACAAATCCCAATGGTCGTCTGCGTTCTCAAGAGAACGAATAA
- the LOC6651133 gene encoding serendipity locus protein delta, translating into MCHEGYLVDAKPIDSTLCSASNKSLAEALKYLINRGNSLYLNLEAPPAGGVLCLRCYNDMMDYDAALVGVLQKQLKLLKRFEENNPIIESDDSEIEVELQTEEENELERDFIELEVEIGREAKIRKHSHVLQLKKKFECELCEYAHRNEDYVKLHMNIHEGRSETTCLVCHKQFTTKMNTIRHMESHLQNKRHQCHKCGMCFSQSTVLYNHKLQHEAEENPLQCGICQSVFKTKRTYKHHLLTHRADRPRYACDFCEKTFTEKYTLKIHRRIHTVD; encoded by the coding sequence ATGTGTCACGAGGGATATTTGGTCGATGCTAAGCCAATTGATAGTACACTTTGTTCGGCATCCAATAAATCCCTTGCCGAGGCTTTGAAATACTTAATAAACCGTGGCAATAGTTTGTACCTCAATCTAGAGGCACCCCCGGCCGGTGGAGTCCTGTGCCTGAGATGCTACAACGATATGATGGATTACGATGCGGCCCTAGTCGGAGtgttgcaaaaacagcttaaGTTATTAAAACGATTCGAGGAAAACAATCCAATTATTGAATCCGATGATTCCGAAATAGAAGTGGAACTTCAGACAGAAGAGGAGAATGAATTGGAAAGGGATTTCATTGAATTGGAGGTGGAGATAGGAAGGGAAGCCAAGATTCGAAAACATTCCCATGTCTTGcagttgaaaaaaaagtttgaatGTGAACTATGTGAATATGCCCATCGAAATGAGGATTATGTCAAATTGCATATGAATATCCATGAAGGACGCAGCGAGACGACCTGCCTCGTTTGCCATAAACAATTTACCACAAAAATGAATACGATACGTCACATGGAATCACATCTGCAGAATAAACGCCATCAGTGCCACAAATGTGGCATGTGCTTCTCCCAATCGACCGTTCTCTACAATCACAAACTGCAACATGAGGCCGAGGAGAATCCCCTTCAGTGTGGCATTTGCCAGAGTGTCTTCAAGACGAAAAGGACATATAAACACCATCTGCTCACCCATCGGGCGGATAGACCCAGATATGCCTGTGATTTCTGTGAAAAAACCTTCACCGAGAAGTATACCCTAAAGATTCATAGACGTATCCACACTGTAGACTGA
- the LOC6651134 gene encoding serendipity locus protein alpha, with the protein MEQLLQQLNLCNELIEVKGEKGNIKWLNRFCATFLKFASEFKIYLPEVAPKYTTESSTDLHVETIFLCLTQVVTCITHLERIINIEEATTSSYLMTRQHFVDRILWCIRRLFASLNELMEDETTLDLEDLTFVELMDLALDQLESHREEMKPNGTYSILPVEANEKKDNYELSELASHIVRHALAFANVALEPDKRALTTLCETLLSECKAFRENVEDQTPEERKLEALNLERALYSLEGLLNEALLRLVCLLDVEETSVKKLKQILGECNDNSTVDQLICDFDIKMDRIQQIGVFAIAFSQDVKTKTIVRSCLASLESLDACIVPAFKLQRSATSTTLHHANILEHHFNEELRIFWNVLHEIIDSQSLVNNYLDMLVQKIHGATTKEHHKVVQMANVLLEHFGLAVNYDALDEVGKRLYNDFQLILRECKAILKHPIAIDPKRILKRFKILYSILAKLRDVLGKSKDTEVFNGSCLESNQSASKRQRSFFKPHQSRQQNVTTTLNSANNDSELLSFQLTEILRIG; encoded by the coding sequence ATGGAACAATTATTGCAACAATTAAACCTTTGCAATGAGTTAATAGAAGTCAAGGGCGAAAAGGGAAACATTAAATGGTTGAATAGATTTTGCGCAACATTCCTAAAATTTGCCAGTGAGTTTAAAATCTATCTACCAGAAGTGGCACCAAAATATACTACGGAAAGTAGCACGGATCTTCATGTGGAGACGATTTTCCTATGCCTCACTCAAGTGGTGACCTGCATTACCCATTTGGAGCGAATCATCAATATAGAGGAAGCAACAACAAGTTCATATCTAATGACTCGCCAACATTTCGTTGATCGAATCCTCTGGTGTATACGCCGGCTGTTTGCCTCTCTTAACGAGTTAATGGAAGACGAGACCACATTGGATTTGGAGGATCTGACGTTCGTTGAATTGATGGATCTGGCCCTGGATCAGTTGGAGAGTCATAGGGAGGAGATGAAACCCAATGGTACATATAGTATTCTACCTGTGGAAGCAAATGAGAAAAAGGACAATTACGAATTGAGCGAATTGGCAAGTCATATAGTAAGACATGCATTGGCATTTGCAAATGTGGCACTGGAGCCTGATAAAAGAGCTCTGACAACACTTTGCGAAACCCTCTTAAGTGAGTGTAAGGCATTTAGGGAAAACGTTGAGGATCAAACCCCTGAAGAACGTAAATTAGAGGCACTGAACTTGGAGCGTGCTCTATACAGTCTGGAAGGACTGCTAAATGAGGCCTTACTACGTCTGGTTTGTCTCCTCGATGTCGAAGAAACTTCAGTGAAAAAGTTGAAGCAAATTTTAGGTGAATGCAATGATAATTCCACGGTGGACCAGCTAATATGCGATTTTGACATTAAAATGGATCGTATTCAACAAATCGGCGTATTCGCTATAGCCTTCTCCCAAGATGTCAAGACCAAGACTATTGTTCGCAGTTGTTTGGCTTCGTTGGAGTCACTGGATGCTTGCATTGTTCCAGCATTTAAGCTACAGAGATCAGCCACATCTACAACCTTGCACCATGCCAACATTTTGGAGCATCATTTTAACGAGGAACTACGAATATTTTGGAACGTTTTGCATGAAATAATCGACAGTCAATCTCTTGTCAATAACTATTTGGATATGCTGGTGCAGAAAATTCACGGAGCCACAACTAAGGAGCATCACAAAGTCGTCCAGATGGCAAATGTGTTGCTCGAACACTTTGGACTTGCAGTCAATTATGACGCCCTCGATGAGGTTGGCAAGCGATTGTATAACGACTTTCAACTAATATTACGAGAATGTAAGGCCATACTTAAGCACCCCATAGCCATAGATCCGAAACGTATTCTGAAGCGTTTCAAGATTCTGTACTCGATTTTGGCCAAATTGCGTGATGTCCTTGGCAAGTCAAAGGATACTGAAGTGTTCAATGGAAGTTGCCTAGAATCAAATCAATCTGCTTCTAAGAGACAACGTTCCTTTTTCAAACCTCATCAGAGTAGGCAGCAAAATGTGACGACAACATTAAATTCTGCGAATAATGACAGCGAATTATTAAGTTTTCAACTAACCGAAATTCTTAGAATTGGTTGA
- the LOC6650608 gene encoding mitochondrial nicotinamide adenine dinucleotide transporter SLC25A51, whose product MNDDDDGPVERLDSFMANSDVSTRIRTTTTTATIIPKSSGAVIFSERFFGAFQWEEFACGCGSAFVNISVTYPIYKIIFRQMLHGVAITSAFGQLRHEGLGFLYRGMLPPLAQKTISLSIMFGVFDGTRRYMVEDYRLNDYGAKVMAGLVAGSVESILLPFERIQTLLADSKFHQYFSNTSSAFRYVVTNYGFRELYRGIEPVFWRNGLSNALFFMLREEASVRLPQRKSLSTRTVQEFVAGAVIGASISTLFYPLNVIKVSLQSDMGHPTEGSWQACKRIYRERDSRIGHFYRGCAFNTGRSFISWGIMNTAYENLKKLMHQRPQRPRNATN is encoded by the exons ATgaatgacgatgacgatggcCCGGTGGAGCGACTTGACTCGTTTATGGCCAATTCAGATGTCAGTACAAGAATAagaactacaacaacaacagcaacaataatacCAAAGTCTAGCGGTGCTGTCATCTTTTCCGAACGCTTCTTTGGTGCCTTTCAATGGGAGGAATTCGCCTGCGGATGTGGGTCAGCCTTTGTCAATATTTCCGTAACGTATCCCATTTATAAGATTATATTCCGGCAAATGTTACATGGCGTTGCAATCACATCCGCCTTTGGCCAACTACGTCATGAGGGACTTGGCTTCTTGTATCGCGGAATGCTGCCACCATTGGCTCAAAAAACCATCTCCTTGTCGATTATGTTTGGCGTTTTTGATGGCACACGCAGATATATGGTAGAGGATTATCGTCTAAACGACTATGGAGCTAAAGTGATGGCGGGCTTAGTGGCTGGCAGTGTAGAATCAATCCTATTACCCTTTGAACGCATTCAAACGCTTTTGGCCGATTCAAAGTTCCATCAATACTTTTCCAATACATCGAGTGCGTTTAG ATATGTGGTAACAAATTATGGTTTTCGGGAATTATATAGAGGCATTGAACCAGTATTTTGGCGTAATGGATTATCAAATGCATTGTTTTTTATGCTCAGGGAGGAGGCTAGCGTCCGTCTGCCCCAGAGA AAATCGTTGTCCACCAGAACAGTACAGGAATTTGTTGCCGGCGCAGTGATTGGAGCCAGCATTAGCACATTATTTTATCCATTGAATGTGATCAAAGTGTCGCTACAAAGTGATATGGGCCATCCAACGGAGGGCAGCTGGCAGGCGTGCAAAAGAATTTATCGGGAACGTGATAGTCGGATTGGGCATTTCTATCGTGGATGTGCCTTCAATACGGGACGATCGTTCATCAGTTGGGGAATAATGAATACCGCCTATGAGAATCTAAAGAAACTTATGCATCAGAGGCCACAAAGACCGCGAAATGCGACCAATTGA